In the genome of Xanthocytophaga agilis, one region contains:
- a CDS encoding family 43 glycosylhydrolase, translating into MIVSRTVFRVLFAFVFLTGNAWSQVKKDFISNPVIKGYFADPSIIKHQGNYYIYATIDPWGGDELAVWESTDFVNWTQKHINWPTKQACTSPTSNGSKVWAPSVVKAPNGKFYMYVSVGSEIWAGMSDSPLGPWKNAKSDNTPLLAGNSTPGVHIIDSDCFIDEDGKAYLYWGSGLNWVNGHCLAVKLKPDMISFDGTPKDITPPNYFEGPHMIKRKGLYYLMYSDGKAIDATYKVRYSTSKTPFGPWTEGPESPILATSADSTTYGPGHHTVFREKGQDYILYHRIFPQKKEYVLRELCIDSLNFDTKGNIRKITPTGVKSFVKKK; encoded by the coding sequence ATGATCGTAAGCCGCACTGTATTTCGTGTTCTATTTGCATTTGTTTTTCTAACAGGCAATGCATGGAGCCAGGTTAAAAAAGATTTTATTTCCAATCCGGTTATCAAGGGATATTTTGCAGATCCCAGCATTATCAAACATCAGGGCAACTATTATATCTATGCAACTATAGATCCCTGGGGAGGGGACGAACTGGCGGTATGGGAGTCAACAGACTTTGTGAACTGGACGCAGAAACACATTAACTGGCCTACCAAACAAGCGTGTACCAGTCCTACATCCAATGGAAGTAAGGTATGGGCTCCATCCGTAGTGAAAGCGCCCAATGGTAAGTTTTATATGTATGTATCGGTAGGAAGTGAAATATGGGCAGGTATGAGTGACAGTCCGTTAGGGCCATGGAAAAACGCAAAGTCAGATAATACTCCTCTGCTGGCGGGCAACTCTACTCCTGGTGTTCATATCATCGATTCGGATTGTTTTATTGATGAGGATGGAAAAGCCTATCTGTACTGGGGATCTGGTTTAAACTGGGTCAATGGACACTGTCTGGCAGTTAAGCTCAAACCCGACATGATCTCGTTTGACGGAACACCAAAAGACATTACTCCTCCCAACTACTTTGAAGGTCCACATATGATCAAACGCAAAGGCCTATATTATCTGATGTACTCGGATGGCAAAGCCATTGATGCTACCTACAAGGTTCGCTATTCAACAAGCAAAACGCCGTTTGGCCCATGGACAGAAGGTCCTGAAAGTCCTATTCTGGCTACCTCTGCTGATAGCACTACCTATGGTCCGGGACATCATACAGTTTTCAGGGAAAAGGGACAGGACTATATTCTCTATCATCGCATTTTTCCTCAAAAGAAAGAATATGTACTGCGGGAGTTATGTATCGACAGCTTGAATTTTGATACCAAAGGTAATATCCGCAAGATCACTCCAACCGGCGTCAAATCATTTGTAAAGAAGAAGTAA
- a CDS encoding HAMP domain-containing protein gives MNSRKKSTNGTSQVSPVAETAEVDMSLHTPDGTNGHAKPFGSSDDELDAKALLRVLAEVKNGNFSVRMPVDQLGLSGKICDTLNDIISLNESLVLELTTARSIIGKQGKLNHRVELPRYARGSWSSSVDSINSLISDLVHPTIEIAHVIGSVAKGNLSQEMPLQIGDHVLQGEFARIATEVNDMVKQLNLFSMEVTRVAREVGSEGKLGGQATVKGVGGVWKDLTDSVNQMAGNLTAQVRNIAEVTTAVAKGDLSKKITVDVQGEILELKNTINTMVDQLNSFSSEVTRVAREVGTDGKLGGQAEVQGVAGTWKDLTDSVNQMASNLTGQVRNIAEVTTAVARGDLSRKITVDVKGEILELKNTINTMVDQLNSFSAEVTRVAREVGSEGKLGGQATVKGVGGVWKDLTESVNQMASNLTAQVRNIAEVTTAVANGDLSKKITVDVQGEILELKNTINTMVEQLRAFASEVTRVAREVGTEGKLGGQANVPGVGGTWKDLTDSVNQMAGNLTAQVRNIADVAIAVANGDMSRKITVDVRGEILQLKETLNTMVDQLRAFASEVTRVAREVGTDGKLGGQAFVPGVAGTWKDLTDSVNQMTGNLTSQVRNIAEVTKAVASGDLSKKVTIDVKGEIFDLKNTINTMVDQLNSFAFEVTRVAREVGTEGKLGGQAEVPGVGGTWKDLTDSVNMMASNLTNQVRGIAKVVTAVATGNLKQKLSIVSRGEVAQLTDTINEMIDTLALFADQVTTVAREVGVEGRLGGQASVPGASGIWKNLTENVNQLAENLTTQVRAISEVASAVTKGDLTQMIRVEAKGEVEELKDTINQMIANLKETTLRNQEQDWLKSNLAKFTQMLQGQKDLNTVTRRILSELAQVVNAQQGMFYILEQDENLQNKKLKLFSSYAFKNDLHISREFALGEGLVGQCALDKERILLTNVPKDYIKIASGLGDSSPVNLIVLPVLFEKEIKAVIELASFEPFSEIHLDFLSQLTESIGIVLNTIETNTRTEELLAQSQSLTDELRRTNEELQDKAHLLVKQKEEVEGKNKEVEEARKSLEEKAEQLQLTSKYKSEFLANMSHELRTPLNSLLILAQQLFENREGNLTEKQVRYAKTIHSCGDDLIQLINDILDLSKIESGYISTDFIKVRFNEITSFVETTFKHISENKNLRFSIEIDEKLPDTLETDIQRLNQILKNLLSNAFKFTEKGEVRFRIYHAQRNWKPGNISLDKAPFTVAFEIRDTGIGISKDKQNIIFEAFQQAEGSTSRKYGGTGLGLSISRGLAELLGGSIELESEPGRGSTFTLFLPIDYNPNLIKKEKQSSLTVSEYKLSESDELAIQSVPTVKVTETKDLEGLNEIINETGDDRTNITLNDKVVLVVEDDLRFAKIMIEKAHDVDLKVVVATGFGDVFDLANKYSPIAVTLDVKLPDASGWRILDLFKNDINFRHIPVHLISGEENRLLAMQRGARSFQQKPLKNEALTILFNDITDFHNRNPKKLLIVEDNELDSSQMVKMLDNGDLVDIEIATTGEEGLEKIRNNMYDCISVDFMLPDISGMDFITEVNSIKKNTITPVLIYSAKDFSPKEKIQLKQYANRVLLKDVKSLDRLLEETVLHLHLDHKDLLPEKQKIIENLRSKEDILANKNVLVVDDDVRNLFALTTAFERFNINTITAESGQEAINILMENNRIDIVLMDIMMPEMDGYETTQKIRREHKNTNLPIIAVTAKAMKGDREKCIEAGASDYITKPVKIDQLLSLMRVWLYK, from the coding sequence ATGAACTCTAGAAAAAAATCCACGAATGGAACTTCACAGGTATCACCTGTAGCAGAGACGGCTGAAGTAGATATGTCGCTTCATACACCGGACGGAACGAACGGACATGCAAAGCCATTTGGTTCATCTGATGATGAATTGGATGCTAAAGCATTGCTTAGGGTACTCGCTGAAGTGAAGAATGGCAATTTCTCAGTCCGTATGCCTGTTGATCAGCTCGGACTTTCCGGAAAAATTTGTGATACATTAAATGATATTATTTCTCTCAATGAGAGCTTGGTTCTCGAACTTACCACTGCCAGAAGCATTATTGGTAAGCAGGGAAAGCTCAATCACCGTGTAGAACTACCACGTTATGCCAGAGGTTCGTGGAGCTCAAGTGTGGATTCAATCAATAGCCTGATTTCCGATCTGGTGCATCCTACCATTGAGATAGCACACGTGATTGGTTCGGTAGCAAAAGGAAACCTGTCGCAGGAAATGCCTCTCCAGATTGGCGATCACGTATTGCAGGGAGAGTTTGCCCGTATTGCTACAGAAGTAAATGATATGGTGAAGCAGCTGAATCTATTCTCCATGGAGGTAACACGGGTGGCACGGGAAGTAGGTTCGGAAGGTAAACTCGGTGGACAAGCAACGGTAAAAGGGGTAGGTGGAGTTTGGAAGGATTTGACCGATTCCGTAAACCAGATGGCTGGTAATCTGACAGCTCAGGTACGGAACATTGCAGAAGTAACAACAGCGGTAGCGAAAGGTGACTTGTCGAAAAAGATTACAGTAGACGTTCAGGGAGAGATCCTTGAGCTGAAAAATACGATTAACACCATGGTGGATCAGCTCAACTCCTTCTCCTCTGAGGTGACTCGGGTAGCAAGAGAGGTGGGTACAGATGGTAAACTCGGTGGGCAAGCAGAAGTACAAGGTGTGGCTGGTACATGGAAAGATTTGACCGATTCAGTAAACCAGATGGCGTCCAACCTGACTGGTCAGGTTCGAAACATTGCAGAAGTAACGACAGCGGTAGCCCGAGGAGACTTGTCGCGTAAGATTACCGTGGATGTGAAAGGAGAGATCCTTGAGCTGAAAAATACGATTAACACCATGGTGGATCAGCTCAACTCATTCTCTGCCGAGGTAACACGGGTGGCTAGGGAAGTAGGTTCGGAAGGTAAACTCGGTGGACAAGCAACGGTAAAAGGGGTAGGTGGAGTTTGGAAAGATTTGACCGAGTCTGTAAACCAGATGGCGTCGAACCTGACAGCCCAGGTGCGGAACATTGCTGAGGTAACAACCGCCGTGGCAAATGGAGATTTGTCGAAGAAGATTACGGTAGACGTTCAGGGAGAAATCCTCGAATTGAAAAATACGATTAACACCATGGTGGAACAGCTTCGGGCATTTGCATCCGAAGTAACGCGTGTGGCACGGGAAGTAGGTACGGAAGGTAAACTCGGTGGGCAAGCAAACGTGCCAGGTGTTGGAGGTACATGGAAAGATTTGACCGACTCAGTAAACCAGATGGCTGGTAACCTGACAGCTCAGGTACGGAACATTGCTGATGTGGCGATTGCCGTGGCGAACGGGGATATGTCACGTAAGATTACCGTGGACGTGCGGGGAGAAATCCTTCAGCTGAAAGAAACGCTCAACACGATGGTGGATCAGCTTCGGGCATTCGCATCCGAAGTAACACGTGTGGCACGGGAGGTAGGTACAGATGGTAAACTCGGTGGGCAGGCATTCGTACCGGGTGTGGCTGGTACATGGAAAGACTTGACCGACTCAGTAAACCAGATGACGGGTAACCTGACTTCTCAGGTACGGAACATTGCCGAGGTAACGAAAGCTGTGGCATCAGGTGACTTGTCCAAGAAAGTAACTATCGACGTAAAAGGGGAGATCTTCGACCTGAAAAACACGATCAACACGATGGTGGACCAGTTGAACTCGTTTGCCTTTGAGGTAACGCGTGTGGCACGGGAAGTAGGTACGGAAGGTAAACTCGGTGGGCAGGCGGAAGTGCCGGGTGTAGGAGGTACATGGAAAGATTTGACCGACTCGGTAAACATGATGGCGTCCAACCTGACAAACCAGGTACGGGGTATTGCAAAGGTTGTGACTGCCGTGGCAACGGGTAACCTGAAGCAAAAGTTATCCATCGTATCACGTGGTGAGGTAGCGCAGTTGACAGATACCATCAACGAAATGATTGATACGTTAGCGTTGTTTGCCGACCAAGTAACAACGGTGGCTCGTGAGGTAGGGGTTGAAGGTCGATTGGGTGGACAGGCCAGTGTGCCGGGCGCATCGGGTATCTGGAAAAACCTGACGGAAAACGTAAACCAGCTGGCTGAAAACCTGACTACTCAGGTACGGGCAATTTCGGAAGTTGCCTCTGCGGTAACGAAAGGGGATCTGACTCAGATGATTCGGGTAGAGGCCAAGGGTGAGGTAGAAGAGTTGAAAGACACCATCAACCAGATGATTGCCAACCTGAAAGAAACTACCTTACGCAACCAGGAGCAGGACTGGCTGAAATCGAACCTGGCTAAGTTTACCCAGATGTTGCAGGGACAGAAGGATCTGAATACGGTAACACGACGGATTCTTTCTGAGTTGGCTCAGGTAGTAAACGCACAACAAGGGATGTTCTATATTCTGGAACAGGATGAAAACCTTCAGAATAAGAAACTGAAACTATTCTCTTCCTATGCCTTTAAGAATGATCTGCATATCAGCAGGGAGTTTGCATTGGGAGAAGGTCTGGTCGGACAGTGTGCTCTGGACAAAGAACGTATTCTACTGACCAACGTACCAAAAGATTATATCAAGATTGCTTCCGGTTTGGGAGATTCGTCACCAGTAAACCTGATTGTATTGCCTGTATTGTTTGAAAAGGAAATCAAGGCAGTAATTGAGCTGGCATCATTCGAACCATTCAGTGAAATTCACCTGGACTTCCTGAGTCAGCTGACAGAAAGTATTGGTATCGTATTGAACACCATTGAAACCAATACTCGTACAGAAGAGCTACTTGCACAGTCTCAATCACTTACCGATGAGCTACGTCGTACCAACGAGGAGCTGCAGGATAAAGCACACTTGCTGGTGAAGCAAAAAGAAGAAGTGGAAGGCAAAAACAAGGAAGTAGAAGAAGCACGGAAATCGTTGGAAGAAAAAGCAGAACAGTTGCAGCTTACATCTAAGTATAAGTCTGAGTTCCTTGCCAATATGTCGCATGAGTTGCGTACACCATTAAACTCACTGCTTATTCTGGCTCAACAACTCTTTGAGAATAGAGAAGGTAATCTTACGGAAAAGCAGGTACGATATGCCAAAACCATTCACAGTTGCGGAGATGACCTGATTCAATTGATTAATGATATTCTGGATCTTTCTAAAATTGAATCCGGATACATATCAACTGACTTTATCAAGGTTCGCTTCAATGAAATTACGTCATTCGTAGAAACAACGTTTAAACACATTTCAGAGAACAAGAATCTTCGTTTCAGTATTGAGATAGATGAAAAACTGCCGGATACATTGGAAACAGATATTCAACGTCTGAATCAGATCCTGAAAAATCTTTTGTCCAATGCATTTAAGTTTACAGAGAAAGGAGAGGTAAGATTCCGGATCTATCATGCTCAGCGCAACTGGAAACCAGGTAACATCAGTCTGGATAAGGCACCGTTTACTGTAGCATTTGAGATCAGAGATACAGGTATCGGTATTTCCAAAGACAAGCAGAATATCATTTTCGAGGCCTTTCAGCAGGCAGAAGGCTCTACCAGCCGTAAATATGGTGGAACAGGTCTGGGTTTATCAATCAGCCGGGGATTGGCAGAGTTGCTGGGTGGATCAATAGAACTGGAAAGCGAACCAGGCAGAGGTAGTACATTTACTTTGTTCCTTCCTATTGACTACAATCCAAACCTGATTAAAAAAGAAAAACAGAGCAGTTTAACTGTCAGCGAATACAAACTGTCAGAAAGCGATGAACTGGCTATTCAGTCTGTACCAACTGTAAAAGTGACTGAAACAAAAGATTTGGAAGGGCTGAATGAGATCATCAATGAAACCGGAGATGACCGAACCAATATCACTCTGAATGACAAGGTAGTGCTCGTGGTAGAGGATGATCTGCGCTTTGCCAAGATCATGATCGAAAAAGCACACGATGTAGATCTCAAAGTAGTAGTGGCTACCGGATTCGGAGATGTATTTGATCTGGCTAATAAATACAGTCCTATTGCAGTCACCCTAGATGTGAAACTTCCGGATGCCAGTGGCTGGAGAATTCTGGATCTCTTTAAAAATGATATCAACTTCCGGCATATCCCTGTCCATTTGATTTCCGGAGAAGAAAACCGATTACTGGCGATGCAGAGAGGAGCTCGCAGCTTCCAGCAGAAGCCATTGAAAAATGAAGCTTTGACGATATTGTTTAACGATATCACAGATTTTCATAACCGGAACCCTAAAAAGCTCCTGATCGTAGAAGACAATGAGCTGGATTCTTCACAAATGGTGAAGATGTTGGACAATGGAGATTTGGTAGATATTGAAATTGCTACCACTGGTGAAGAAGGGCTGGAAAAAATCCGGAATAATATGTATGATTGTATCAGTGTAGATTTTATGCTGCCTGATATCAGTGGTATGGACTTCATTACAGAAGTAAATTCCATTAAAAAGAATACTATTACACCTGTACTGATTTATTCTGCCAAAGACTTTTCGCCAAAAGAAAAGATACAGCTGAAGCAATATGCCAACAGGGTATTACTGAAGGATGTGAAGTCTCTGGATCGGTTACTGGAAGAGACAGTGCTGCATTTGCATCTGGATCATAAAGACTTATTGCCTGAAAAACAAAAGATTATTGAGAATCTTCGCTCCAAAGAGGATATTCTGGCTAATAAAAATGTATTGGTGGTAGATGATGATGTACGTAACCTGTTTGCATTGACAACAGCATTTGAACGTTTCAATATCAATACTATCACAGCCGAAAGCGGGCAGGAGGCTATTAATATTCTGATGGAGAATAACCGGATTGATATTGTACTGATGGATATTATGATGCCTGAAATGGATGGCTATGAAACCACACAGAAAATCAGGCGGGAACATAAAAATACCAATCTGCCTATCATAGCTGTAACAGCTAAGGCGATGAAGGGCGACCGTGAAAAGTGTATTGAAGCGGGAGCATCTGACTATATCACCAAACCTGTTAAAATTGATCAGCTTTTATCATTGATGAGAGTATGGCTCTATAAATAA
- a CDS encoding WYL domain-containing protein, with translation MKKSIILRRQLRLIHMVEKPYTYPSQKTIEDRLREYGIDAAAERTLEWDRKHLRDEYGIHVRYDTKRKGYYLDIPPDEDVSEFPKFVNLLERRERLEFLSESIGGKHSASRYLQLEGNSQFSGLELLSDIWNAMLASRVIQFTYRPYTSDETKDRIVEPGLLFEYRNRWYLAAYCHTAQSLRTFGLDRMRKLMVTDQTFTTNRADQCRNYRNHVIGVTTPSDEEEKEVLLRFTAQEGKYVKSLPMHSSQQIVEDTPTHLIIKLIVTPNHELEREILAYGEEVEVLAPDSLREKIKSRLQKAIAKYAVMAINEKI, from the coding sequence ATGAAAAAATCGATTATTCTACGTCGACAGCTTCGTCTTATACATATGGTAGAGAAGCCCTATACGTACCCTTCTCAAAAGACTATAGAAGACAGACTTCGGGAATATGGCATCGATGCAGCAGCCGAACGAACCTTGGAATGGGATAGAAAACATTTACGGGACGAATATGGGATACACGTCCGGTATGATACTAAACGAAAAGGGTACTACCTGGATATTCCCCCAGACGAAGATGTCAGCGAATTTCCCAAATTTGTAAACCTGCTGGAACGGCGCGAACGATTGGAGTTTCTTTCTGAGTCGATTGGAGGCAAGCACTCTGCCTCACGTTATCTGCAACTGGAAGGGAATAGTCAGTTTTCAGGATTGGAGTTGCTATCGGATATATGGAACGCCATGCTCGCCAGTCGGGTGATTCAGTTTACGTACCGTCCTTATACCAGTGATGAGACAAAAGATCGGATTGTCGAACCTGGTTTGTTGTTTGAATATCGAAACAGATGGTATCTGGCGGCCTATTGTCATACAGCACAGAGCCTGCGCACGTTTGGATTGGACCGTATGCGTAAACTTATGGTTACAGATCAGACCTTTACTACCAATCGGGCAGATCAATGCCGCAATTACCGCAATCATGTTATTGGCGTGACGACTCCATCGGATGAAGAAGAGAAGGAGGTACTACTACGATTTACAGCTCAGGAAGGAAAATATGTCAAGTCTCTTCCGATGCATTCTTCACAGCAAATTGTAGAAGATACTCCTACTCACCTGATCATTAAACTCATTGTAACGCCCAATCATGAACTGGAGCGGGAAATTCTAGCCTATGGTGAAGAGGTTGAGGTACTAGCGCCGGATTCGCTGCGGGAAAAGATAAAATCCCGTCTGCAAAAAGCCATTGCGAAGTATGCTGTAATGGCTATCAATGAAAAAATATAA
- a CDS encoding DUF7619 domain-containing protein, whose protein sequence is MIKILPRVILFLLLFIGFTSEVWAQQYTFKRTVGKTGASRPSDIAMDINGAIYVASEDRSIMKLGADSRFLFMVGSFGSRVDVFGGTNHIATDAQGNLWVADSYKSVIQKFDSKGSLLFQFGSKGTGNGQLSNPTAIFVDIQGNIWVTDESNRLQKFDATGKFLLKTGSGGSADGQFMSASGITVDTQGNVWVADSYAHRIQKFNSSGKFLLKVGSEGSGNGQFNHPWSVAVDSKGNVWVLDNGNGRIQKFDGNGKFLLTSGEVGSNDGQLANPKGMIIDKQDNIWVADCSNNRVQRFGTDGKFLSKFASPASDNGSYRYPAGVTVDNSGNTWVVDEGNHRIQKFDPDGNFLSTFGSLGMADTQLNYPQDLTLDRQGNVWITNSGNQKIKKFDATGNFLFAFGEKGTGNGQFISPQGICIDRQDNIWISDRNNHCVQKFDKNGNFLLKVGSSQGSADGQFDQPQGINVDSKGNIWVVDNNNNRLQKFSSDGKFLLKLNSNGAGDGQLNYPSDVAVDNEDNIWITDVQNRRIQKFDPTGKFLSKIDLLSISMQPYAIAIDKEGDVYWTNSTLGVMVYSTDQVAFINGTIYSDANLNCKFDASDKPLQGIIVKTEPGDYFGVTDREGNYRIAVPLGTYTVSQILNTDNVLLQPVCPVNNISTSVTLSSKGERVSNINFGNTVTAIPHLTIAVSSDRRRRCFSSQTVVTFSNTGYADAQDVKVYVKMPENVILQTADKLFTITPDSSYVFSIETLGANQTSTIQITDSVACIADITGLTACTKVWITPANDYTLPESSTWDKSDIMLTGKCVENGRVQMVIKNIGQPMADSAEFRILLNAQLALRKNYKLEAGDSLVLRIPANGKTVRLEANQRPDHPRKSQTNLTIEGCVASISDVVSKGFVDALPQEDAEPEVAVECLPIIDSFDPNDKLVSPVGTPKDHYTPTNTELKYTIRFQNTGTDYAYTVTVVDTLSESLDISTLQMGSASHMYSLKVTGKGRPVLTWTFNTINLPDSTRDQAGSNGFIQFTIKPKANLAEKALIENFADIFFDYNDPIRTNTTANVLYDVPPVIDPQNQLSEKGVVFLPPTISSFTPETAQTGEQITITGTNYQNILTDNTVTINGKTATVVSATETQLIVTIPTGVTAGKVSVTTLGGTATSETEFVLKPTATEQPEWSRPIVISPNPSDGRFTIDFSKASTRIQNIDVYNNLGQKIYTQAVSQSSYQKELDLSGNGVGIYLVVFKTDKGNATRKVIVK, encoded by the coding sequence ATGATAAAAATTTTACCCCGTGTTATTTTATTTCTATTACTTTTTATAGGATTTACTTCAGAAGTATGGGCACAACAATATACATTTAAACGAACAGTTGGAAAAACAGGTGCAAGTAGACCTTCTGATATTGCCATGGATATAAATGGGGCAATATATGTAGCTAGTGAAGATCGTTCCATTATGAAATTAGGTGCTGACAGTCGGTTCTTGTTTATGGTAGGCTCATTTGGATCTCGGGTTGATGTGTTTGGAGGTACTAACCATATTGCAACCGATGCCCAAGGTAATCTTTGGGTAGCTGATAGTTACAAAAGTGTAATTCAAAAGTTTGATTCCAAAGGAAGTTTATTATTTCAGTTTGGTTCTAAAGGAACTGGAAATGGACAGCTTTCCAATCCAACCGCAATATTCGTTGACATACAAGGAAATATATGGGTTACAGATGAATCCAACCGCTTACAAAAGTTTGATGCTACTGGCAAATTCTTATTAAAAACAGGATCTGGAGGCTCTGCAGATGGACAGTTTATGTCTGCCAGTGGTATTACAGTAGACACTCAAGGAAATGTATGGGTAGCAGATTCCTATGCTCACCGTATTCAAAAGTTTAATTCTAGTGGTAAATTTTTGCTAAAAGTAGGATCAGAGGGATCTGGAAATGGACAATTCAATCATCCCTGGAGTGTTGCTGTTGATAGTAAAGGAAATGTTTGGGTGCTGGACAATGGAAATGGACGTATTCAGAAATTTGACGGCAATGGTAAATTTTTGCTAACTTCAGGAGAAGTAGGTTCAAATGATGGGCAATTAGCTAATCCCAAAGGGATGATTATAGATAAGCAAGATAATATATGGGTAGCGGATTGTAGTAATAATCGTGTTCAACGATTTGGCACAGATGGCAAGTTTCTTTCAAAGTTTGCTTCTCCTGCTTCAGATAATGGCTCTTACAGATATCCGGCGGGGGTAACTGTTGATAATTCTGGCAATACTTGGGTAGTAGATGAGGGTAATCATCGTATTCAGAAATTTGATCCGGATGGCAACTTTCTTTCTACGTTTGGATCGTTAGGTATGGCTGATACTCAATTAAACTATCCTCAGGATTTAACTCTGGATCGTCAGGGAAATGTTTGGATTACAAACTCCGGCAATCAAAAAATAAAGAAGTTTGATGCTACTGGTAACTTTCTATTTGCTTTTGGAGAAAAAGGAACGGGTAATGGTCAATTTATTTCTCCTCAAGGCATTTGTATAGATCGCCAGGATAATATCTGGATATCTGATAGAAACAATCATTGTGTCCAGAAGTTTGATAAAAATGGAAACTTTCTGCTTAAGGTTGGTAGTTCTCAGGGATCTGCAGATGGCCAGTTTGATCAGCCTCAGGGAATAAATGTGGATAGTAAAGGAAATATTTGGGTTGTAGATAACAATAATAATCGACTCCAGAAGTTTTCGTCAGATGGTAAATTTTTACTAAAGCTTAATTCCAATGGCGCAGGTGATGGCCAACTGAATTATCCGTCTGATGTAGCTGTTGACAATGAGGATAACATCTGGATTACAGATGTACAAAATCGACGCATTCAGAAGTTTGATCCTACAGGTAAATTCTTGTCAAAAATAGATCTACTCTCAATATCCATGCAACCGTATGCTATTGCCATTGACAAAGAAGGAGATGTTTACTGGACTAATAGCACTCTGGGGGTGATGGTTTATAGCACGGATCAGGTAGCATTTATCAATGGTACTATTTACTCAGATGCCAATCTGAATTGTAAGTTCGATGCCTCAGATAAGCCTCTTCAGGGAATAATAGTCAAAACAGAACCAGGCGATTACTTTGGGGTTACAGATAGAGAAGGCAATTATCGTATTGCTGTTCCGCTTGGAACCTATACTGTTAGCCAGATACTGAATACTGACAATGTGTTGTTACAGCCTGTTTGTCCGGTTAACAATATCTCTACTTCTGTGACACTTTCCAGCAAAGGAGAGCGTGTATCGAACATCAATTTTGGAAATACAGTCACGGCGATTCCTCACCTTACTATTGCAGTAAGCTCTGATCGCAGGCGCAGATGCTTTTCCAGTCAGACTGTTGTCACTTTCTCTAATACAGGCTATGCGGATGCTCAGGATGTGAAAGTGTATGTAAAAATGCCTGAAAATGTGATTCTTCAAACTGCTGACAAGCTATTTACAATAACTCCGGACTCTAGTTATGTGTTTTCTATAGAAACACTTGGTGCTAATCAAACAAGTACTATTCAAATCACTGATTCAGTAGCTTGTATAGCTGATATTACAGGTTTGACAGCTTGTACGAAAGTATGGATTACTCCGGCTAATGATTATACTTTACCGGAGAGTTCCACCTGGGATAAGTCAGATATTATGCTGACAGGTAAATGCGTAGAGAACGGACGCGTGCAAATGGTAATTAAGAACATCGGGCAGCCAATGGCCGATAGTGCGGAGTTTCGTATATTGCTCAATGCCCAACTGGCGTTGCGTAAAAACTATAAACTAGAGGCAGGAGATAGCCTGGTACTACGGATTCCTGCCAATGGCAAAACTGTCCGTCTGGAAGCGAATCAACGCCCTGACCATCCACGCAAATCACAAACAAACCTGACTATTGAAGGTTGTGTGGCTTCTATTAGTGATGTGGTCAGCAAGGGATTTGTAGACGCCTTGCCACAAGAAGACGCAGAACCCGAAGTAGCAGTCGAATGCTTACCTATCATTGACTCATTTGACCCTAATGATAAGTTGGTAAGTCCTGTAGGTACACCGAAAGACCATTATACACCGACAAATACGGAACTGAAATACACCATTCGCTTTCAGAATACAGGAACCGACTATGCCTACACAGTAACTGTCGTTGATACTCTTTCAGAGAGTTTGGATATTTCCACTCTACAGATGGGATCTGCTTCACATATGTATTCCTTGAAGGTTACAGGTAAGGGCCGTCCGGTATTGACCTGGACATTCAATACTATCAATCTACCTGATAGCACCCGTGATCAGGCTGGGAGTAATGGGTTTATTCAGTTTACCATTAAACCCAAAGCCAATCTGGCAGAAAAAGCACTAATTGAAAACTTTGCTGATATCTTCTTCGATTACAATGATCCTATACGGACCAATACCACAGCCAATGTCCTTTATGACGTACCACCAGTGATTGATCCACAAAATCAGTTGTCTGAGAAAGGAGTTGTATTCCTGCCTCCAACCATCAGCAGCTTTACTCCCGAAACTGCACAGACTGGTGAGCAGATCACTATTACTGGAACCAATTATCAGAATATACTGACTGATAATACTGTTACCATTAATGGAAAGACCGCTACTGTGGTTTCAGCTACAGAAACACAATTGATTGTGACCATCCCTACAGGAGTAACAGCTGGCAAGGTAAGTGTCACTACTCTTGGTGGAACTGCTACCAGTGAAACAGAATTTGTACTTAAGCCTACAGCTACTGAACAACCAGAATGGAGCCGACCGATTGTTATTTCACCAAATCCATCAGATGGCAGGTTTACGATTGACTTTTCTAAAGCCTCCACTCGGATACAAAACATCGACGTGTATAATAACTTGGGACAGAAAATATATACACAAGCTGTTTCGCAAAGTAGCTATCAGAAAGAACTGGATCTGTCGGGTAATGGCGTAGGGATTTATCTGGTTGTTTTCAAAACCGATAAAGGCAATGCCACTCGGAAAGTTATAGTGAAGTAA